Proteins from a single region of Echeneis naucrates chromosome 14, fEcheNa1.1, whole genome shotgun sequence:
- the cldn7b gene encoding claudin-7-B isoform X1 has translation MANSGLQILGFALALLGVIGLVVGTIMPQWKMSAYVGDNIITAVAMYEGLWMSCAFQSTGQIQCKVYDSILQLNSALQATRALMIVSIIVVVAGLGVACMGMKCTNCGGDDKTRKSRIAMTGGIIILIGGKLFAFFFFFFGSLCSIVACSWYAHDIIQAFYNPFTPVNTKYEFGSAIFIAWAGAFLSVVGGAMLAASCPRGKPSPKYPMSRPPSSKEYV, from the exons ATGGCCAACTCCGGGCTGCAGATTTTGGGCTTCGCTCTGGCTCTCCTGGGAGTGATTGGCCTGGTGGTCGGCACCATTATGCCCCAGTGGAAGATGTCTGCTTATGTCGGGGACAACATCATCACAGCGGTGGCCATGTATGAAGGCCTGTGGATGTCCTGCGCCTTCCAGAGCACCGGGCAGATCCAGTGCAAAGTCTACGACTCCATCCTGCAGCTCAACA GTGCCCTCCAGGCAACCCGCGCCCTCATGATTGTGAGCATCATTGTTGTTGTCGCTGGTCTGGGTGTTGCCTGCATGGGAATGAAGTGCACCAACTGTGGAGGGGATGACAAAACGCGAAAGTCCCGGATTGCCATGACTGGAGGCATTATCATCCTGATTGGAGGTAagctttttgccttttttttttttttttttgggt CTTTGTGTTCTATTGTTGCCTGCTCTTGGTACGCTCACGACATAATCCAGGCCTTCTACAACCCCTTCACCCCTGTCAATACCAA gTATGAGTTTGGGTCTGCCATCTTCATTGCCTGGGCCGGAGCGTTTTTGTCTGTAGTGGGAGGTGCCATGCTAGCAGCATCCTGCCCAAGAGGCAAACCTTCACCGAAGTATCCCATGTCTAGACCTCCAAGCAGCAAGGAATATGTGTGA
- the cldn7b gene encoding claudin-7-B isoform X2, which produces MANSGLQILGFALALLGVIGLVVGTIMPQWKMSAYVGDNIITAVAMYEGLWMSCAFQSTGQIQCKVYDSILQLNSALQATRALMIVSIIVVVAGLGVACMGMKCTNCGGDDKTRKSRIAMTGGIIILIGALCSIVACSWYAHDIIQAFYNPFTPVNTKYEFGSAIFIAWAGAFLSVVGGAMLAASCPRGKPSPKYPMSRPPSSKEYV; this is translated from the exons ATGGCCAACTCCGGGCTGCAGATTTTGGGCTTCGCTCTGGCTCTCCTGGGAGTGATTGGCCTGGTGGTCGGCACCATTATGCCCCAGTGGAAGATGTCTGCTTATGTCGGGGACAACATCATCACAGCGGTGGCCATGTATGAAGGCCTGTGGATGTCCTGCGCCTTCCAGAGCACCGGGCAGATCCAGTGCAAAGTCTACGACTCCATCCTGCAGCTCAACA GTGCCCTCCAGGCAACCCGCGCCCTCATGATTGTGAGCATCATTGTTGTTGTCGCTGGTCTGGGTGTTGCCTGCATGGGAATGAAGTGCACCAACTGTGGAGGGGATGACAAAACGCGAAAGTCCCGGATTGCCATGACTGGAGGCATTATCATCCTGATTGGAG CTTTGTGTTCTATTGTTGCCTGCTCTTGGTACGCTCACGACATAATCCAGGCCTTCTACAACCCCTTCACCCCTGTCAATACCAA gTATGAGTTTGGGTCTGCCATCTTCATTGCCTGGGCCGGAGCGTTTTTGTCTGTAGTGGGAGGTGCCATGCTAGCAGCATCCTGCCCAAGAGGCAAACCTTCACCGAAGTATCCCATGTCTAGACCTCCAAGCAGCAAGGAATATGTGTGA